Proteins encoded together in one Primulina huaijiensis isolate GDHJ02 unplaced genomic scaffold, ASM1229523v2 scaffold39199, whole genome shotgun sequence window:
- the LOC140969004 gene encoding uncharacterized protein C594.04c-like, whose protein sequence is MLLLVAINLRNALIAVTAPLPSILFYLSFLRQSNSLSPLYIWCYHHPLLLAFILFFLNISLLFWVVGLLQNSHWMIYLYWTAIPVMLVYYFSSHPLAESNVWRSRLVIFLTSVWCIRLSHSYLRRERWQFGAREDWRFTDMRKQYGENWWWASLLSIYLSQQVFLLGNCLPLYVVHSKNKQLNIWDFAAALVCLAGVTVAYFADTQLHHFVIRNDRLKQLGQPLVPILDEGLWHYSRHPNYFGEQLWWWGLVIFAWNLGCGWTFFGALMNS, encoded by the exons ATGCTCTTGCTCGTGGCAATTAACTTGAGAAACGCGCTGATCGCGGTTACCGCTCCTCTGCCCTCGATTCTCTTCTATCTTTCCTTCCTTCGTCAATCCAATTCTCTTTCTCCCCTCTATATTTGGTGCTATCACCACCCTCTCCTGTTAGCTTTCATTCTCTTCTTCCTCAACATCAGCCTCCTTTTCTGGGTTGTGGGACTCCTCCAAAACAGCCACTGG ATGATATACTTGTACTGGACGGCGATACCCGTGATGCTCGTGTATTACTTTTCCTCTCACCCGTTAGCTGAGAGTAACGTCTGGAGGTCCAGGCTCGTGATCTTTCTGACGTCGGTTTGGTGCATTAGGCTCAGCCACAGCTACTTGCGCCGAGAAAGGTGGCAGTTTGGTGCTCGAGAAGATTGGAGATTTACTGATATGAGGAAACAGTATGGCGAGAACTGGTGGTGGGCTTCCTTGTTATCTATCTACCTTTCGCAGCAG GTTTTTCTGTTGGGTAATTGCTTGCCTTTGTATGTAGTTCACTCAAAAAACAAGCAATTGAATATCTGGGATTTTGCTGCTGCATTAGTGTGCTTGGCTGGTGTAACTGTTGCCTATTTTGCAGACACGCAACTTCACCATTTCGTTATTAGAAATGACAGGCTGAAACAACTTGGTCAGCCGTTAGTGCCGattcttgatgaaggtttgtgGCATTACTCGCGACACCCGAACTATTTTGGCGAGCAGTTGTGGTGGTGGGGACTTGTGATCTTCGCCTGGAACTTGGGTTGTGGTTGGACTTTTTTTGGTGCACTGATGAACAGCTAG